In Chryseobacterium turcicum, a single window of DNA contains:
- the hemC gene encoding hydroxymethylbilane synthase, which produces MKSIRIGTRNSALALWQAREVARHLQNLNYLTEIVPIVSSGDKNLNQPLYTLGITGVFTRDLDTALLNDEIDIAVHSLKDVPTKLPENIEIVAYLERDYPQDVLIKRKSAIHKEFHELKLATSSLRRRAFWSKHYPTTEFFDIRGNIQTRLQKLEEQDFDATILSLAGIKRMKMDIDYEFIPFMIPAPSQGVVAVAGHSDKKEINDILKQISHQETKICVEIERNFLSTLEGGCTAPIGAFAEKFDNQIRLKAALCSLDGKNYIATDESFEYNEEEDFGEKFANIVLENGGKELMTEIKSQI; this is translated from the coding sequence ATGAAAAGCATTAGAATAGGAACCCGAAATTCTGCACTTGCACTTTGGCAGGCAAGAGAAGTTGCAAGACATTTGCAAAACCTTAATTACCTTACCGAGATTGTCCCAATCGTTTCTTCAGGCGATAAAAATCTGAACCAACCTCTTTACACCTTAGGAATAACGGGGGTTTTCACGAGAGATTTAGACACCGCATTACTGAATGATGAAATAGACATTGCTGTACATTCTCTTAAAGACGTTCCTACAAAATTACCCGAAAACATAGAAATTGTCGCTTATCTTGAGAGAGATTATCCGCAGGATGTTTTAATTAAAAGAAAATCGGCAATCCATAAAGAATTTCACGAGCTTAAATTGGCAACCAGCAGTTTAAGAAGACGAGCTTTTTGGTCTAAACACTATCCTACCACAGAGTTTTTTGATATCCGAGGGAATATTCAGACCAGACTTCAGAAGCTGGAAGAGCAAGATTTTGATGCCACTATTTTATCACTTGCCGGAATTAAAAGAATGAAAATGGATATCGATTACGAGTTTATTCCATTCATGATTCCTGCCCCTTCACAAGGTGTAGTTGCTGTTGCCGGACATTCTGATAAAAAAGAAATCAATGATATTCTAAAACAGATTTCTCATCAAGAAACAAAAATTTGTGTAGAGATTGAAAGAAACTTCCTAAGCACTTTAGAAGGAGGTTGTACCGCACCTATTGGAGCTTTTGCTGAAAAATTTGACAATCAAATAAGATTAAAAGCCGCTCTTTGCTCATTAGACGGCAAAAACTACATCGCAACCGACGAAAGTTTTGAGTATAATGAAGAAGAAGATTTTGGTGAAAAATTTGCCAATATTGTTTTAGAAAATGGCGGTAAAGAATTGATGACTGAAATTAAAAGTCAAATCTAA
- a CDS encoding DUF1287 domain-containing protein yields the protein MKKFLSILSVILFVFFAKAQTQFAQKLSDAALSLTKDKVTYDPAYYSIKYPNGDVASDKGVCTDVIIRAYRKLGIDLQKEVHEDMKLNFSKYPKKFGLKKPDTNIDHRRVPNLMVFFAKFGKSKSMKTKPELYAPGDIVTWLLPGNLTHIGIVVNKKSADGKRYLIVHNIGGGQVIEDCLFKFTITGHYQYSK from the coding sequence ATGAAAAAATTCCTTTCAATATTATCTGTCATTCTGTTTGTTTTTTTTGCAAAAGCACAGACTCAGTTTGCTCAAAAATTATCTGATGCTGCTTTGAGCTTAACGAAAGATAAGGTGACTTACGACCCCGCTTATTACTCAATCAAATATCCAAACGGTGATGTAGCCTCAGACAAAGGCGTTTGTACAGATGTTATTATTAGAGCTTATCGAAAACTGGGAATTGATTTGCAAAAAGAAGTACATGAAGACATGAAGCTGAATTTTTCAAAATATCCTAAAAAGTTTGGTTTGAAAAAACCAGACACCAATATTGACCACAGAAGAGTTCCCAACCTGATGGTTTTCTTTGCCAAATTCGGCAAGTCAAAATCAATGAAAACAAAACCTGAACTGTATGCGCCCGGAGACATTGTAACATGGCTTCTTCCTGGAAATCTAACGCATATCGGAATTGTAGTCAATAAAAAATCAGCAGACGGAAAAAGATATTTAATCGTTCACAACATCGGTGGCGGACAGGTCATTGAAGATTGTTTGTTTAAATTTACGATTACCGGACATTATCAATATTCAAAATAA
- a CDS encoding peptidoglycan recognition protein family protein, translating into MKKIGSVLFLFILNFSLAQNSGLKIVDKPINYSAERIQLSLEYLKEHHGLTQKTPTIVPKIIVLHYTAGGTVESNHKYFNKTHLESARNTLKKQSTLNVSSQFIVDRDGTIYQLMEPTMFARHTIGLNYCAIGVENIGSKKQPLTEKQVEANAELVRYLTKKYKIEYLIGHSEYGVFRNSKLWKESDPKYFTGKEDPGKDFMTKVRAQVADLHLKDKP; encoded by the coding sequence ATGAAAAAGATAGGTTCCGTTCTGTTTTTATTTATTTTAAACTTTAGCTTGGCACAAAACTCAGGCTTAAAAATTGTCGATAAACCAATCAATTATTCTGCAGAAAGAATTCAATTAAGTTTAGAATATTTAAAAGAACATCACGGTTTAACTCAAAAAACACCAACGATTGTTCCGAAAATAATTGTTTTGCATTACACCGCCGGAGGAACTGTAGAAAGCAACCACAAGTATTTTAATAAAACACATCTTGAAAGCGCCAGAAATACTTTAAAAAAACAAAGCACACTCAATGTTTCTTCGCAGTTCATTGTAGACCGAGACGGAACTATTTATCAATTAATGGAACCTACCATGTTTGCAAGACATACGATTGGTTTAAACTATTGCGCCATCGGAGTTGAAAATATTGGAAGCAAAAAACAACCGCTTACCGAAAAACAAGTAGAAGCCAATGCAGAATTAGTAAGGTATTTAACAAAAAAATATAAAATAGAATACCTCATCGGGCATTCGGAATATGGAGTCTTCAGAAATTCTAAATTATGGAAAGAATCTGACCCAAAATATTTTACAGGAAAAGAAGACCCCGGAAAAGATTTCATGACCAAAGTGCGAGCGCAAGTCGCCGATTTACATTTAAAAGATAAACCCTAA
- a CDS encoding uroporphyrinogen-III synthase, translated as MNILFTKNIDSSSISEKLGNDILVDCIEVIKTKSLSVNRFDLKNHSLIFTSSNGVKSFFENRFQPNEDFTAKNYNKIYCVGEKTKREIRKNGFGTFKVLKNAETLSQFITENCAHEQFIHFCGNLALDVLDKKLPLQNISYKKVTVYETEALNPVIHEKYHAIVFFSPSGVRSFAKNNSLENAILFSIGETTSKEVRKHTKSEIFTSPENTLLNILSVIKNRLENDIS; from the coding sequence ATGAACATTTTATTTACCAAAAACATCGATTCATCATCTATTTCCGAAAAACTGGGAAATGACATCTTGGTCGATTGTATTGAAGTAATAAAAACGAAATCTCTTTCTGTAAATCGTTTTGACCTAAAAAACCACTCATTAATTTTCACAAGCTCCAATGGTGTAAAGTCTTTTTTTGAAAACAGATTCCAGCCCAATGAAGATTTCACAGCCAAAAACTATAACAAGATTTATTGTGTAGGCGAAAAAACAAAAAGAGAGATTCGTAAAAACGGATTCGGGACCTTTAAAGTTTTAAAAAATGCCGAAACACTCTCTCAATTTATTACTGAAAACTGTGCACATGAACAATTCATTCATTTTTGTGGAAATTTAGCACTTGATGTTTTAGATAAAAAACTTCCGCTGCAAAATATTTCATATAAAAAAGTGACTGTTTATGAGACCGAAGCGCTTAATCCTGTGATACATGAAAAATATCATGCAATAGTTTTTTTTAGCCCGAGTGGAGTTCGTAGTTTTGCGAAAAATAATTCTTTAGAAAATGCCATCCTTTTTTCAATAGGAGAAACAACCTCTAAAGAAGTAAGAAAACATACAAAATCTGAGATTTTTACGAGTCCGGAAAATACATTATTAAACATATTGTCGGTCATAAAAAATAGATTAGAGAACGATATTTCATAA
- the hemE gene encoding uroporphyrinogen decarboxylase codes for MIKNDLYLKALRGETVERPPVWMMRQAGRYLPEFIALRDKYDFFTRCQTPELASEITVQPIRRYPLDAAILFSDILVVPQAMGIDFKMKENVGPWLDNPIRTMEDVQNVIVPDVNDTLGYVFDAIELTLIKLDNDIPLIGFAGSPWTILCYCVEGKGSKAFDIAKSFCFQQPEAAHLLLQKITDTTIAYLKRKVEKGVSAVQVFDSWGGMLSPTDYQEFSWQYINQIVEALSPLTHVVVFGKGCWFALEEMTMAPVSALGVDWTIKPEFARTLTNHTMTLQGNFDPARLHSTPETIKKMVNEMINRFGKDRYIANLGHGILPNIPLENAEAFIRAVVDWKPNN; via the coding sequence ATGATTAAAAACGACCTATATTTAAAAGCACTTCGTGGGGAAACTGTAGAAAGACCACCGGTTTGGATGATGAGACAGGCAGGAAGATATTTGCCGGAATTTATTGCTCTTCGCGACAAGTATGACTTCTTCACAAGATGTCAAACTCCGGAACTGGCTTCTGAGATTACTGTACAGCCGATAAGAAGATATCCTTTGGATGCTGCCATTTTGTTTTCTGATATTTTGGTTGTTCCTCAGGCAATGGGGATTGATTTTAAAATGAAGGAAAACGTAGGTCCGTGGTTAGATAATCCTATCAGAACCATGGAAGATGTACAAAATGTAATTGTTCCTGATGTGAACGATACTTTAGGATACGTTTTTGATGCCATAGAATTGACTTTAATTAAATTAGACAACGATATTCCATTGATTGGTTTTGCGGGTTCTCCGTGGACGATTCTTTGCTATTGCGTGGAAGGAAAAGGAAGTAAGGCTTTTGATATTGCTAAATCTTTCTGTTTCCAACAACCGGAAGCTGCACATTTGTTACTTCAGAAAATTACCGATACTACGATTGCTTACCTGAAAAGAAAGGTTGAAAAAGGCGTTTCTGCCGTTCAGGTTTTCGATTCTTGGGGCGGAATGCTTTCTCCGACAGATTACCAGGAGTTTTCTTGGCAATATATCAACCAGATTGTTGAAGCATTAAGTCCTTTAACCCACGTTGTGGTTTTTGGAAAAGGATGTTGGTTTGCGTTGGAAGAAATGACCATGGCTCCGGTATCAGCTTTAGGAGTTGACTGGACGATTAAACCTGAGTTTGCAAGAACTTTAACCAATCATACAATGACCCTTCAGGGGAATTTTGACCCTGCAAGGTTACACTCTACTCCTGAAACGATTAAAAAAATGGTTAACGAAATGATTAACCGTTTCGGAAAAGACAGATACATCGCCAATCTTGGTCACGGAATCTTACCAAACATTCCTTTGGAAAATGCAGAAGCATTTATCAGAGCGGTGGTAGATTGGAAACCGAATAATTAA
- a CDS encoding aminotransferase class V-fold PLP-dependent enzyme: MLDIQEIRSQFSILNQEVNGKPLVYLDNAATSQKPNSVLEVWNQYYTEINANVHRGIHTLSQLATEEMELSRRKIQKFINAKHDFEVIFTKGTTEGLNLISYILTQKLKKDDEIIISYLEHHSNIVPWQLLCERTGAKLRVIPIDENGILQLDYLDQFLSEKTKVVSVNQVSNALGIVNPIEEIIAKTRANSNAYIVIDGAQSAPHFTIDVQKLDCDFFVFSGHKMYAPMGTGILYGKQEILEDLPPFHGGGEMIAVCSFDATTYAGLPFKFEAGTPNVGGNIALGAAIDFIKKVGQENIQNHENALLEYAQRQLLEIEGLKVYGEKAHRTGVVSFNLEGVGISSDVGMILDKMGIAVRTGHHCTQPIMDFFNIAGTVRASFAVYNTFNEIDLLVEGVKKAQRMLS, encoded by the coding sequence ATGTTAGACATTCAGGAAATCAGAAGTCAGTTTTCTATATTAAACCAAGAAGTGAATGGTAAGCCTTTGGTTTATTTAGATAATGCAGCGACATCACAAAAGCCAAACTCTGTTTTAGAAGTTTGGAATCAATACTACACAGAAATCAATGCCAATGTGCATAGAGGAATTCATACGTTGAGTCAATTAGCAACCGAAGAAATGGAACTTTCGAGAAGAAAAATCCAGAAATTCATTAATGCTAAACATGATTTTGAAGTTATTTTTACCAAAGGAACAACCGAAGGTTTAAACCTTATTTCCTATATTTTAACGCAGAAACTAAAGAAGGATGACGAGATTATTATCTCTTATCTGGAGCACCATTCGAATATCGTTCCTTGGCAGTTGCTTTGTGAAAGAACAGGTGCAAAATTAAGAGTAATCCCAATCGATGAAAACGGAATTCTACAATTGGATTATTTAGACCAGTTTTTAAGCGAAAAAACAAAAGTAGTTTCTGTAAATCAGGTTTCCAATGCGTTGGGAATTGTAAATCCTATTGAAGAAATTATTGCTAAAACAAGAGCTAATTCAAATGCATATATCGTCATAGACGGTGCTCAGTCGGCTCCTCACTTCACCATTGATGTTCAAAAATTAGACTGTGATTTCTTCGTGTTTTCAGGACACAAAATGTATGCTCCAATGGGAACAGGAATATTGTACGGGAAACAGGAGATTCTTGAAGATTTACCACCTTTCCATGGAGGTGGAGAAATGATTGCAGTGTGCTCGTTTGATGCCACTACTTACGCAGGTTTACCTTTTAAATTTGAAGCAGGAACACCCAATGTAGGTGGAAATATTGCTTTGGGAGCAGCTATTGATTTTATTAAAAAAGTAGGGCAGGAGAATATTCAGAATCACGAAAATGCTTTATTGGAATACGCGCAAAGACAGCTTTTAGAAATAGAAGGATTGAAAGTATATGGTGAAAAAGCACATAGAACAGGCGTAGTTTCCTTTAATCTTGAAGGAGTAGGTATTTCTTCGGATGTTGGGATGATTCTTGATAAAATGGGCATCGCAGTGAGAACAGGACATCACTGTACACAACCGATTATGGATTTCTTTAATATTGCCGGAACGGTTCGAGCTAGTTTTGCAGTTTACAATACATTTAATGAAATTGATTTGCTAGTAGAAGGAGTGAAAAAAGCACAAAGAATGCTTTCTTAA
- a CDS encoding 50S ribosomal protein L25/general stress protein Ctc → MKSITIQGTKRESVGKKSTKALRDAELVPCVVYGGGEPMNFSATEKAFKGLVYTPEAHTVSIEVDGQVIPAVLQDIQFHPITDRIIHADFYRLSDDKPVVMEVPVRITGRSKGVVAGGVLRQSFRKLKVKAIPANLPDEVVVDITSLKIGNKLYVGSIKAEGYSFVHPDNAVIVAVKMSRNAIKGAAQDDDEEEEVATEGEAPATEEASAE, encoded by the coding sequence ATGAAATCTATTACAATTCAAGGTACAAAAAGAGAAAGCGTGGGCAAAAAGTCTACAAAAGCTTTACGTGATGCTGAATTAGTTCCTTGTGTTGTTTACGGAGGTGGTGAACCAATGAATTTCTCTGCTACAGAGAAAGCATTCAAAGGTTTGGTATATACTCCTGAAGCACACACGGTATCTATTGAAGTTGACGGACAGGTAATTCCTGCAGTTCTTCAAGATATTCAGTTCCACCCAATTACAGACAGAATTATTCACGCAGACTTCTACAGATTATCTGACGATAAGCCAGTAGTTATGGAGGTTCCTGTAAGAATCACTGGTCGTTCTAAGGGTGTTGTAGCTGGTGGTGTTTTACGTCAGTCTTTCAGAAAATTGAAAGTAAAAGCTATTCCTGCAAACTTGCCAGACGAGGTAGTTGTAGATATCACTTCTCTTAAGATTGGTAACAAACTTTATGTTGGTTCTATCAAAGCTGAAGGATATTCTTTCGTACACCCAGACAATGCAGTTATTGTAGCTGTTAAAATGTCTAGAAATGCAATTAAAGGTGCTGCTCAAGACGATGATGAAGAAGAAGAAGTTGCAACTGAAGGAGAAGCTCCTGCAACTGAAGAAGCTTCAGCAGAATAA
- a CDS encoding ribose-phosphate pyrophosphokinase, whose amino-acid sequence MADQLSYLFSTRTSKDLAEKIAQYYGKELGKINFQEFSDGEFEPVLDESVRGGRVFLIGSTFPPADNLLELLLMIDAAKRASAKSITVVLPYFGLARQDRKDKPRAPIGAKLVANLLTAAGATRVMTMDLHADQIQGFFEIPVDHLYASTIFVDYIRDLKLDNLTIASPDMGGAKRAKNYAGHLGADVVIAYKERKKANVVEEMFLIGDVEGKNVILIDDMIDTAGTLCKAAEILMEKGAKSVRAMATHGVLSGKAYDNIENSQLLEVIVTDSIPVKTNLTSKIKVLSCAPLFADVMKMVHEHQSISSKFVI is encoded by the coding sequence ATGGCCGATCAGTTAAGTTATTTATTTTCTACAAGAACCAGTAAGGATCTTGCAGAAAAAATTGCCCAGTATTATGGGAAAGAATTAGGAAAAATCAACTTTCAGGAGTTCAGCGACGGAGAGTTTGAACCAGTTTTAGACGAATCTGTAAGAGGAGGAAGAGTTTTCCTAATCGGATCTACGTTTCCGCCGGCAGACAATCTTTTAGAATTGCTTCTAATGATTGATGCTGCAAAAAGAGCTTCTGCAAAAAGTATTACCGTAGTACTTCCGTACTTTGGGCTTGCAAGACAAGACAGAAAAGACAAACCAAGAGCACCGATTGGAGCTAAATTGGTGGCAAATCTTTTAACGGCTGCAGGGGCAACAAGAGTAATGACTATGGATTTGCATGCAGATCAAATTCAAGGATTCTTCGAAATTCCTGTTGATCATTTGTATGCTTCTACAATCTTTGTAGATTACATCAGAGACCTTAAGCTTGATAATCTTACGATTGCTTCTCCAGATATGGGGGGCGCAAAAAGAGCAAAAAACTATGCAGGTCACCTTGGTGCTGATGTAGTAATTGCTTACAAAGAAAGAAAAAAAGCAAACGTGGTAGAAGAAATGTTCCTTATCGGGGACGTGGAAGGTAAAAATGTAATCCTTATTGATGACATGATTGATACCGCAGGAACGCTTTGTAAAGCTGCAGAGATTCTAATGGAAAAAGGAGCGAAATCTGTAAGAGCAATGGCGACTCACGGAGTGCTTTCAGGGAAGGCTTATGACAATATTGAGAACTCTCAATTGTTGGAAGTTATTGTAACTGACTCAATTCCTGTAAAAACTAATTTGACATCTAAAATAAAAGTGCTATCTTGCGCCCCATTATTTGCAGATGTTATGAAGATGGTGCACGAGCATCAATCTATTAGCAGTAAGTTTGTTATCTAA
- a CDS encoding SGNH/GDSL hydrolase family protein, producing the protein MKKIIISTIAVSALLFTVSCNTDFDTDVKDIVVTKGEADFSKYVSLGNSLTSGYRDGALYIDGQNESYPSMMAQQMKLVGGGDFKQPLMGDNNGGLLLNVGPNVQIASTKLYIDSFIAGAPDIKNANNNVATTLTNTVLTGPFNNMGVPGARVSHLLAPGYGNVAGVLAKTANPYFVRFASSPTTSVIADFKAQKPTFFSLWIGNNDALLYALAGGDSSVEPLTPPAQFTQYYNLLISDIATTNAKGVVANIPSVTSIPSLTTIPTNPLTSAVLGGGNVAAGEANIDNLNANLYGPLNQILTAFGAGDRIKPLSKTAANPLLIKDESLPDLKAQITAAAAASGNAQLVALATYLGNTYGQARQAKAGDLVPLTTKSEIGKTEPTALAALSARGVSYPFADKYILIPSEITEINTAIDAYNVTIKAAAASKGYAFVDANKKMNELGSQSGVSWDGVRYTAKFVTGGAFSLDGVHLTGRGYAIIANEFIKSINTTYKSNLPQVDPNKYSGVKFP; encoded by the coding sequence ATGAAAAAAATAATAATATCTACAATAGCTGTTTCGGCACTTCTTTTTACAGTAAGTTGTAATACAGATTTTGATACTGACGTAAAAGACATCGTTGTAACCAAAGGTGAAGCTGATTTTTCTAAGTATGTATCTTTAGGAAACTCATTAACCTCAGGTTATAGAGATGGTGCTCTTTATATTGATGGTCAAAATGAATCTTACCCTTCAATGATGGCTCAGCAAATGAAACTTGTAGGTGGTGGAGATTTTAAGCAACCTTTAATGGGTGATAATAATGGAGGTCTTCTTCTGAATGTTGGCCCAAATGTGCAGATTGCGAGTACAAAGCTATATATTGACAGCTTTATTGCGGGAGCTCCAGACATAAAAAATGCTAATAATAACGTTGCTACAACTCTAACCAATACTGTTTTGACAGGACCTTTCAATAACATGGGAGTTCCGGGAGCGAGAGTTTCGCATTTATTAGCTCCTGGCTATGGAAACGTTGCGGGAGTGTTAGCAAAAACAGCGAATCCTTATTTTGTGAGATTTGCATCAAGCCCAACAACTTCTGTTATTGCAGACTTTAAAGCTCAGAAGCCTACCTTCTTTTCTTTATGGATTGGTAATAATGATGCTTTATTGTACGCTCTAGCAGGTGGTGATAGTTCTGTAGAACCTTTAACACCTCCAGCTCAGTTTACTCAATATTATAATTTACTAATTTCTGATATTGCTACAACTAATGCTAAAGGAGTAGTGGCAAATATTCCTAGTGTAACATCTATTCCTTCGTTAACAACAATTCCTACAAACCCTCTTACTTCTGCTGTTTTGGGAGGTGGAAATGTAGCTGCTGGAGAAGCTAATATTGATAATTTGAATGCTAACTTGTACGGGCCATTAAATCAGATATTAACGGCATTTGGAGCAGGAGATAGAATTAAGCCTCTTTCTAAAACTGCTGCAAACCCATTGCTTATTAAGGATGAAAGTTTGCCGGATCTGAAAGCTCAAATTACTGCTGCCGCTGCGGCTTCAGGAAATGCTCAGTTGGTTGCTTTGGCTACTTATTTAGGAAATACTTATGGGCAGGCAAGACAGGCAAAAGCAGGAGATTTGGTTCCTTTAACAACTAAATCTGAAATTGGTAAAACAGAGCCTACTGCGTTAGCCGCTCTTTCGGCAAGAGGAGTTTCTTATCCATTTGCAGATAAATATATTTTGATTCCTTCTGAAATTACAGAAATTAACACTGCTATCGATGCTTATAACGTAACAATTAAAGCGGCTGCAGCTTCAAAAGGATATGCTTTTGTTGATGCAAACAAGAAAATGAATGAGCTTGGATCTCAATCAGGAGTTTCTTGGGATGGTGTGAGATATACTGCTAAGTTTGTTACAGGAGGAGCCTTCTCTTTAGACGGAGTTCACCTTACAGGTAGAGGGTATGCGATTATTGCAAATGAATTTATTAAATCAATAAATACGACCTATAAATCGAATTTACCACAGGTAGATCCTAATAAATATTCAGGCGTTAAATTTCCTTAA
- a CDS encoding OmpP1/FadL family transporter gives MKKILISTALLAGVLSYAGGFRVSLQGVKQLAMAHTSAHAEDASVAFFNPAGMSFIPSKLSIVAGGFGASNKVTFQNLNTLKSTETDNPLGTPIYAAIAYKPIDKLSIGFSFSTPFGSTIQYPYDWEGREMVQKLELKSFYFQPMVSVKMADWVSFGASYIYARGSVNWDKAVTQFGGTVNIKDEKASGHGFGFGFYFRPDPKLDVSIAYRSPVDMKAKKGTATFVAPAQNTVNALLGLNGAGQDRFTATLPLVEEYTIGLTYKVTPKWLISADFNYHGWERYSQLTLDFANAPIGNQADPTILVAPKNFKNSKTVRLGTQYAFTNMIYGRLGAYYDESPYSDDNFIPETPSFDSFVLTGGVGFKLKKFGVDVAGGYAMPQSRDVKNNYLGFYGQAKAKAFYFGLGLSYNAF, from the coding sequence ATGAAAAAAATATTAATATCAACTGCTTTATTGGCTGGTGTTTTATCTTATGCGGGAGGCTTTAGAGTTTCTTTGCAAGGGGTAAAGCAATTGGCAATGGCGCACACCAGTGCCCATGCTGAAGATGCGAGTGTTGCATTCTTTAACCCAGCAGGTATGTCATTCATTCCTTCTAAACTAAGTATTGTTGCGGGAGGTTTTGGAGCAAGTAATAAAGTTACTTTTCAGAATTTAAATACTTTAAAGAGTACAGAGACCGATAATCCGTTGGGTACACCAATTTATGCGGCGATAGCTTATAAGCCGATTGATAAATTATCGATTGGGTTTAGTTTTTCTACTCCTTTTGGAAGTACCATTCAATATCCTTACGATTGGGAAGGAAGAGAGATGGTACAGAAGCTTGAGTTGAAAAGTTTTTATTTCCAACCTATGGTTTCTGTGAAAATGGCTGACTGGGTATCATTCGGAGCTAGCTATATCTACGCAAGAGGATCTGTAAACTGGGATAAAGCGGTTACTCAATTTGGAGGAACAGTTAATATTAAAGACGAGAAAGCAAGTGGTCACGGTTTTGGTTTTGGTTTCTATTTTAGGCCTGATCCCAAACTTGATGTGAGCATTGCATACCGTTCGCCGGTTGATATGAAAGCTAAAAAAGGAACGGCTACTTTTGTTGCTCCTGCACAGAATACTGTGAATGCACTTTTAGGGTTAAACGGAGCTGGGCAAGATCGTTTCACAGCAACTTTACCGCTTGTAGAAGAATATACAATTGGTTTAACGTATAAGGTAACTCCAAAGTGGTTAATCTCTGCAGATTTCAACTATCATGGTTGGGAGAGATACAGTCAGTTAACTTTAGATTTTGCTAACGCTCCTATTGGAAACCAGGCAGATCCAACGATATTGGTGGCTCCAAAGAATTTTAAAAATTCAAAAACGGTAAGATTGGGAACTCAATATGCATTTACCAATATGATTTATGGTCGTTTAGGTGCTTATTATGATGAGTCTCCTTATTCTGATGATAACTTCATTCCGGAAACCCCTTCTTTTGACTCTTTTGTTTTAACAGGTGGTGTAGGTTTTAAACTTAAAAAATTCGGAGTTGACGTTGCGGGTGGTTATGCAATGCCACAAAGCAGAGATGTGAAAAATAATTACTTAGGTTTTTATGGTCAGGCAAAGGCTAAAGCATTCTATTTTGGTCTAGGTTTATCTTATAATGCTTTTTAA